From the Pongo pygmaeus isolate AG05252 chromosome X, NHGRI_mPonPyg2-v2.0_pri, whole genome shotgun sequence genome, one window contains:
- the RBM10 gene encoding RNA-binding protein 10 isoform X5: MSGSPPLTARAEKVSVDAGRGGGESLQEASPRLADHGSSSGGGWEVKRSQRLRRGPSSPRRPYQDMEYERRGGRGDRTGRYGATDRSQDDGGENRSRDHDYRDMDYRSYPREYGSQEGKHDYDDSSEEQSAEIRGQLQSHGVQAREVRLMRNKSSGQSRGFAFVEFSHLQDATRWMEANQHSLNILGQKVSMHYSDPKPKINEDWLCNKCGVQNFKRREKCFKCGVPKSEAEQKLPLGTRLDQQTLPLGGRELSQGLLPLPQPYQAQGVLASQALSQGSEPSSENANDTIILRNLNPHSTMDSILGALAPYAVLSSSNVRVIKDKQTQLNRGFAFIQLSTIEAAQLLQILQALHPPLTIDGKTINVEFAKGSKRDMASNEGSRISAASVASTAIAAAQWAISQASQGGEGTWATSEEPPVDYSYYQQDEGYGNSQGTESSLYAHGYLKGTKGPGITGTKGDPTGAGPEASLEPGADSVSMQAFSRAQPGAAPGIYQQSAEASSSQGTAANSQSYTIMSPAVLKSELQSPTHPSSALPPATSPTAQESYSQYPVPDVSTYQYDETSGYYYDPQTGLYYDPNSQYYYNAQSQQYLYWDGERRTYVPALEQSADGHKETGAPSKEGKEKKEKHKTKTAQQIAKDMERWARSLNKQKENFKNSFQPISSLRDDERRESATADAGYAILEKKGALAERQHTSMDLPKLASDDRPSPPRGLVAAYSGESDSEEEQERGGPEREEKLTDWQKLACLLCRRQFPSKEALIRHQQLSGLHKQNLEIHRRAHLSENELEALEKNDMEQMKYRDRAAERREKYGIPEPPEPKRRKYGGISTASVDFEQPTRDGLGSDNIGSRMLQAMGWKEGSGLGRKKQGIVTPIEAQTRVRGSGLGARGSSYGVTSTESYKETLHKTMVTRFNEAQ; this comes from the exons TGGTGGTCGTGGTGACAGAACTGGCCGCTATGGAGCCACTGACCGCTCGCAGGATGATGGTGGGGAGAACCGCAGCCGAGACCACGACTACCGAGACATGGACTACCGTTCATATCCTCGCGAGTATGGCAGCCAGGAGGGCAAGCATGACTATGACGACTCATCTGAGGAGCAGAGTGCGGAG ATCCGTGGCCAGCTGCAGTCCCACGGCGTGCAAGCACGGGAGGTTCGGCTGATGCGGAACAAATCTTCAG GTCAGAGCCGGGGCTTCGCCTTCGTCGAGTTTAGTCACTTGCAGGACGCTACACGATGGATGGAAGCCAATCAG CACTCCCTCAACATCCTGGGCCAGAAGGTGTCGATGCACTACAGTGACCCCAAGCCCAAGATCAATGAGGACTGGCTGTGCAATAAG TGTGGCGTCCAGAACTTCAAACGCCGAGAGAAGTGCTTCAAATGTGGCGTGCCCAAGTCAG AGGCAGAGCAGAAGCTGCCCCTCGGCACGAGGCTGGATCAGCAGACACTGCCACTGGGTGGCCGGGAGCTGAGCCAGGGCCTGCTTCCCCTGCCACAGCCCTACCAGGCCCAGGGAGTCCTGGCCTCCCAAGCCCTGTCACAGGGTTCGGAGCCAAGCTCAGAGAACGCCAATGACA CCATCATTTTGCGCAACCTGAACCCACACAGCACCATGGATTCCATCCTGGGGGCCCTGGCACCCTACGCGGTGCTGTCCTCCTCCAACGTGCGCGTCATAAAGGACAAGCAGACCCAACTGAACCGTGGCTTTGCCTTCATCCAGCTCTCCACCATC gAGGCAGCCCAGCTGCTGCAGATCCTGCAGGCCCTGCACCCACCGCTCACTATCGACGGCAAGACCATCAATGTTGAGTTTGCCAAGGGTTCTAAGAG GGACATGGCCTCCAATGAAGGCAGTCGCATCAGTGCTGCCTCTGTGGCCAGCACTGCCATTGCTGCGGCCCAGTGGGCCATCTCACAG GCCTCCCAAGGTGGGGAGGGTACCTGGGCCACCTCCGAGGAGCCGCCGGTCGACTACAGCTACTACCAACAGGATGAGGGCTATGGCAACAGCCAGGGCACAGAGTCTTCCCTCTATGCCCATGGCTACCTCAAGGGCACCAAGGGCCCTGGCATCACTGGAACCAAAGGGGATCCCACCGGAGCAG GTCCCGAGGCCTCCCTAGAGCCTGGGGCCGACTCTGTGTCGATGCAGGCTTTCTCTCGCGCCCAGCCTGGTGCTGCTCCTGGCATCTACCAACAGTCAGCCGAGGCAAGCAGCAGCCAGGGCACTGCTGCCAACAGCCAG TCGTATACCATCATGTCACCCGCTGTGCTCAAATCTGAGCTCCAGAGCCCTACACATCCTAGTTCTGCTCTCCCACCGGCCACCAGCCCCACTGCCCAGGAATCCTACAGCCAGTACC CTGTTCCCGACGTCTCCACCTACCAGTACGATGAGACCTCCGGCTACTACTATGACCCCCAGACCGGCCTCTACTATGACCCCAACTCCCAG tatTACTACAATGCTCAGAGCCAGCAGTACCTGTACTGGGATGGGGAGAGGCGGACCTATGTTCCCGCCCTGGAGCAGTCGGCCGATGGGCATAAGGAGACAGGGGCACCCTCGAAGGAGGgcaaagagaagaaggagaagcaCAAGACCAAGACAGCTCAACAG ATTGCCAAGGACATGGAACGCTGGGCCCGCAGtctcaataaacaaaaagaaaacttcaaaaatagCTTCCAGCCTATCAGCTCCCTGCGAGATGACGAGAGGCGGGAGTCAGCCACTGCAGATGCTGGCTATGCCATCCTCGAGAAGAAG GGAGCACTAGCCGAGAGACAGCATACCAGCATGGATCTCCCGAAATTGGCCAGTGACGACCGCCCA AGCCCTCCGAGAGGGCTGGTGGCAGCCTACAGCGGGGAGAGTGACAGTGAGGAGGAGCAGGAGCGTGGGGGCCCCGAGCGGGAGGAGAAGCTCACCGACTGGCAGAAGCTGGCCTGTCTGCTCTGCCGACGCCAGTTCCCCAGCAAAGAGGCGCTCATCCGGCACCAGCAGCTCTCAGGGCTCCACAAG CAAAACCTTGAGATTCACCGGCGAGCCCACTTGTCAGAAAACGAGCTAGAAGCACTAGAGAAGAATGACATGGAG CAAATGAAGTACCGGGACCGTGCAGCTGAACGCAGAGAAAAGTATGGCATCCCCGAGCCGCCAGAGCCCAAGAGGAGGAAGTACGGCGGCATATCCACAGCCTCCGT AGACTTCGAGCAGCCTACTCGGGACGGGCTGGGCAGTGACAACATTGGCAGTCGCATGCTCCAGGCCATGGGCTGGAAAGAGGGCAGCGGCCTGGGCCGCAAGAAGCAGGGCATTGTAACGCCTATCGAG GCCCAAACACGGGTGCGGGGCTCCGGCCTGGGTGCACGGGGCAGCTCCTACGGGGTCACCTCAACCGAGTCCTACAAGGAGACACTGCACAAGACAATGGTGACCCGCTTCAACGAGGCCCAGTGA
- the RBM10 gene encoding RNA-binding protein 10 isoform X3, translating into MEYERRGGRGDRTGRYGATDRSQDDGGENRSRDHDYRDMDYRSYPREYGSQEGKHDYDDSSEEQSAEDSYEASPGSETQRRRRRRHRHSPTGPPGFPRDGDYRDQDYRTEQGEEEEEEEDEEEEEKASNIVMLRMLPQAATEDDIRGQLQSHGVQAREVRLMRNKSSGQSRGFAFVEFSHLQDATRWMEANQHSLNILGQKVSMHYSDPKPKINEDWLCNKCGVQNFKRREKCFKCGVPKSEAEQKLPLGTRLDQQTLPLGGRELSQGLLPLPQPYQAQGVLASQALSQGSEPSSENANDTIILRNLNPHSTMDSILGALAPYAVLSSSNVRVIKDKQTQLNRGFAFIQLSTIVEAAQLLQILQALHPPLTIDGKTINVEFAKGSKRDMASNEGSRISAASVASTAIAAAQWAISQASQGGEGTWATSEEPPVDYSYYQQDEGYGNSQGTESSLYAHGYLKGTKGPGITGTKGDPTGAGPEASLEPGADSVSMQAFSRAQPGAAPGIYQQSAEASSSQGTAANSQSYTIMSPAVLKSELQSPTHPSSALPPATSPTAQESYSQYPVPDVSTYQYDETSGYYYDPQTGLYYDPNSQYYYNAQSQQYLYWDGERRTYVPALEQSADGHKETGAPSKEGKEKKEKHKTKTAQQIAKDMERWARSLNKQKENFKNSFQPISSLRDDERRESATADAGYAILEKKGALAERQHTSMDLPKLASDDRPSPPRGLVAAYSGESDSEEEQERGGPEREEKLTDWQKLACLLCRRQFPSKEALIRHQQLSGLHKQNLEIHRRAHLSENELEALEKNDMEQMKYRDRAAERREKYGIPEPPEPKRRKYGGISTASVDFEQPTRDGLGSDNIGSRMLQAMGWKEGSGLGRKKQGIVTPIEAQTRVRGSGLGARGSSYGVTSTESYKETLHKTMVTRFNEAQ; encoded by the exons TGGTGGTCGTGGTGACAGAACTGGCCGCTATGGAGCCACTGACCGCTCGCAGGATGATGGTGGGGAGAACCGCAGCCGAGACCACGACTACCGAGACATGGACTACCGTTCATATCCTCGCGAGTATGGCAGCCAGGAGGGCAAGCATGACTATGACGACTCATCTGAGGAGCAGAGTGCGGAG GATTCCTACGAGGCCTCCCCGGGCTCCGAGACTCAGCgtaggcggcggcggcggcacaGGCACAGCCCCACCGGCCCGCCAGGCTTCCCCCGAGACGGCGACTATCGGGACCAGGACTATCGGACCGagcaaggggaggaggaggaggaggaggaggatgaggaggaggaggagaaggccaGTAACATCGTCATGCTGAGGATGCTGCCACAGGCAGCCACTGAGGATGAC ATCCGTGGCCAGCTGCAGTCCCACGGCGTGCAAGCACGGGAGGTTCGGCTGATGCGGAACAAATCTTCAG GTCAGAGCCGGGGCTTCGCCTTCGTCGAGTTTAGTCACTTGCAGGACGCTACACGATGGATGGAAGCCAATCAG CACTCCCTCAACATCCTGGGCCAGAAGGTGTCGATGCACTACAGTGACCCCAAGCCCAAGATCAATGAGGACTGGCTGTGCAATAAG TGTGGCGTCCAGAACTTCAAACGCCGAGAGAAGTGCTTCAAATGTGGCGTGCCCAAGTCAG AGGCAGAGCAGAAGCTGCCCCTCGGCACGAGGCTGGATCAGCAGACACTGCCACTGGGTGGCCGGGAGCTGAGCCAGGGCCTGCTTCCCCTGCCACAGCCCTACCAGGCCCAGGGAGTCCTGGCCTCCCAAGCCCTGTCACAGGGTTCGGAGCCAAGCTCAGAGAACGCCAATGACA CCATCATTTTGCGCAACCTGAACCCACACAGCACCATGGATTCCATCCTGGGGGCCCTGGCACCCTACGCGGTGCTGTCCTCCTCCAACGTGCGCGTCATAAAGGACAAGCAGACCCAACTGAACCGTGGCTTTGCCTTCATCCAGCTCTCCACCATCGTG gAGGCAGCCCAGCTGCTGCAGATCCTGCAGGCCCTGCACCCACCGCTCACTATCGACGGCAAGACCATCAATGTTGAGTTTGCCAAGGGTTCTAAGAG GGACATGGCCTCCAATGAAGGCAGTCGCATCAGTGCTGCCTCTGTGGCCAGCACTGCCATTGCTGCGGCCCAGTGGGCCATCTCACAG GCCTCCCAAGGTGGGGAGGGTACCTGGGCCACCTCCGAGGAGCCGCCGGTCGACTACAGCTACTACCAACAGGATGAGGGCTATGGCAACAGCCAGGGCACAGAGTCTTCCCTCTATGCCCATGGCTACCTCAAGGGCACCAAGGGCCCTGGCATCACTGGAACCAAAGGGGATCCCACCGGAGCAG GTCCCGAGGCCTCCCTAGAGCCTGGGGCCGACTCTGTGTCGATGCAGGCTTTCTCTCGCGCCCAGCCTGGTGCTGCTCCTGGCATCTACCAACAGTCAGCCGAGGCAAGCAGCAGCCAGGGCACTGCTGCCAACAGCCAG TCGTATACCATCATGTCACCCGCTGTGCTCAAATCTGAGCTCCAGAGCCCTACACATCCTAGTTCTGCTCTCCCACCGGCCACCAGCCCCACTGCCCAGGAATCCTACAGCCAGTACC CTGTTCCCGACGTCTCCACCTACCAGTACGATGAGACCTCCGGCTACTACTATGACCCCCAGACCGGCCTCTACTATGACCCCAACTCCCAG tatTACTACAATGCTCAGAGCCAGCAGTACCTGTACTGGGATGGGGAGAGGCGGACCTATGTTCCCGCCCTGGAGCAGTCGGCCGATGGGCATAAGGAGACAGGGGCACCCTCGAAGGAGGgcaaagagaagaaggagaagcaCAAGACCAAGACAGCTCAACAG ATTGCCAAGGACATGGAACGCTGGGCCCGCAGtctcaataaacaaaaagaaaacttcaaaaatagCTTCCAGCCTATCAGCTCCCTGCGAGATGACGAGAGGCGGGAGTCAGCCACTGCAGATGCTGGCTATGCCATCCTCGAGAAGAAG GGAGCACTAGCCGAGAGACAGCATACCAGCATGGATCTCCCGAAATTGGCCAGTGACGACCGCCCA AGCCCTCCGAGAGGGCTGGTGGCAGCCTACAGCGGGGAGAGTGACAGTGAGGAGGAGCAGGAGCGTGGGGGCCCCGAGCGGGAGGAGAAGCTCACCGACTGGCAGAAGCTGGCCTGTCTGCTCTGCCGACGCCAGTTCCCCAGCAAAGAGGCGCTCATCCGGCACCAGCAGCTCTCAGGGCTCCACAAG CAAAACCTTGAGATTCACCGGCGAGCCCACTTGTCAGAAAACGAGCTAGAAGCACTAGAGAAGAATGACATGGAG CAAATGAAGTACCGGGACCGTGCAGCTGAACGCAGAGAAAAGTATGGCATCCCCGAGCCGCCAGAGCCCAAGAGGAGGAAGTACGGCGGCATATCCACAGCCTCCGT AGACTTCGAGCAGCCTACTCGGGACGGGCTGGGCAGTGACAACATTGGCAGTCGCATGCTCCAGGCCATGGGCTGGAAAGAGGGCAGCGGCCTGGGCCGCAAGAAGCAGGGCATTGTAACGCCTATCGAG GCCCAAACACGGGTGCGGGGCTCCGGCCTGGGTGCACGGGGCAGCTCCTACGGGGTCACCTCAACCGAGTCCTACAAGGAGACACTGCACAAGACAATGGTGACCCGCTTCAACGAGGCCCAGTGA
- the RBM10 gene encoding RNA-binding protein 10 isoform X8, protein MEYERRGGRGDRTGRYGATDRSQDDGGENRSRDHDYRDMDYRSYPREYGSQEGKHDYDDSSEEQSAEDSYEASPGSETQRRRRRRHRHSPTGPPGFPRDGDYRDQDYRTEQGEEEEEEEDEEEEEKASNIVMLRMLPQAATEDDIRGQLQSHGVQAREVRLMRNKSSGQSRGFAFVEFSHLQDATRWMEANQHSLNILGQKVSMHYSDPKPKINEDWLCNKCGVQNFKRREKCFKCGVPKSEAEQKLPLGTRLDQQTLPLGGRELSQGLLPLPQPYQAQGVLASQALSQGSEPSSENANDTIILRNLNPHSTMDSILGALAPYAVLSSSNVRVIKDKQTQLNRGFAFIQLSTIEAAQLLQILQALHPPLTIDGKTINVEFAKGSKRDMASNEGSRISAASVASTAIAAAQWAISQASQGGEGTWATSEEPPVDYSYYQQDEGYGNSQGTESSLYAHGYLKGTKGPGITGTKGDPTGAGPEASLEPGADSVSMQAFSRAQPGAAPGIYQQSAEASSSQGTAANSQSYTIMSPAVLKSELQSPTHPSSALPPATSPTAQESYSQYPVPDVSTYQYDETSGYYYDPQTGLYYDPNSQYYYNAQSQQYLYWDGERRTYVPALEQSADGHKETGAPSKEGKEKKEKHKTKTAQQIAKDMERWARSLNKQKENFKNSFQPISSLRDDERRESATADAGYAILEKKGALAERQHTSMDLPKLASDDRPSPPRGLVAAYSGESDSEEEQERGGPEREEKLTDWQKLACLLCRRQFPSKEALIRHQQLSGLHKQNLEIHRRAHLSENELEALEKNDMEQMKYRDRAAERREKYGIPEPPEPKRRKYGGISTASVDFEQPTRDGLGSDNIGSRMLQAMGWKEGSGLGRKKQGIVTPIEAQTRVRGSGLGARGSSYGVTSTESYKETLHKTMVTRFNEAQ, encoded by the exons TGGTGGTCGTGGTGACAGAACTGGCCGCTATGGAGCCACTGACCGCTCGCAGGATGATGGTGGGGAGAACCGCAGCCGAGACCACGACTACCGAGACATGGACTACCGTTCATATCCTCGCGAGTATGGCAGCCAGGAGGGCAAGCATGACTATGACGACTCATCTGAGGAGCAGAGTGCGGAG GATTCCTACGAGGCCTCCCCGGGCTCCGAGACTCAGCgtaggcggcggcggcggcacaGGCACAGCCCCACCGGCCCGCCAGGCTTCCCCCGAGACGGCGACTATCGGGACCAGGACTATCGGACCGagcaaggggaggaggaggaggaggaggaggatgaggaggaggaggagaaggccaGTAACATCGTCATGCTGAGGATGCTGCCACAGGCAGCCACTGAGGATGAC ATCCGTGGCCAGCTGCAGTCCCACGGCGTGCAAGCACGGGAGGTTCGGCTGATGCGGAACAAATCTTCAG GTCAGAGCCGGGGCTTCGCCTTCGTCGAGTTTAGTCACTTGCAGGACGCTACACGATGGATGGAAGCCAATCAG CACTCCCTCAACATCCTGGGCCAGAAGGTGTCGATGCACTACAGTGACCCCAAGCCCAAGATCAATGAGGACTGGCTGTGCAATAAG TGTGGCGTCCAGAACTTCAAACGCCGAGAGAAGTGCTTCAAATGTGGCGTGCCCAAGTCAG AGGCAGAGCAGAAGCTGCCCCTCGGCACGAGGCTGGATCAGCAGACACTGCCACTGGGTGGCCGGGAGCTGAGCCAGGGCCTGCTTCCCCTGCCACAGCCCTACCAGGCCCAGGGAGTCCTGGCCTCCCAAGCCCTGTCACAGGGTTCGGAGCCAAGCTCAGAGAACGCCAATGACA CCATCATTTTGCGCAACCTGAACCCACACAGCACCATGGATTCCATCCTGGGGGCCCTGGCACCCTACGCGGTGCTGTCCTCCTCCAACGTGCGCGTCATAAAGGACAAGCAGACCCAACTGAACCGTGGCTTTGCCTTCATCCAGCTCTCCACCATC gAGGCAGCCCAGCTGCTGCAGATCCTGCAGGCCCTGCACCCACCGCTCACTATCGACGGCAAGACCATCAATGTTGAGTTTGCCAAGGGTTCTAAGAG GGACATGGCCTCCAATGAAGGCAGTCGCATCAGTGCTGCCTCTGTGGCCAGCACTGCCATTGCTGCGGCCCAGTGGGCCATCTCACAG GCCTCCCAAGGTGGGGAGGGTACCTGGGCCACCTCCGAGGAGCCGCCGGTCGACTACAGCTACTACCAACAGGATGAGGGCTATGGCAACAGCCAGGGCACAGAGTCTTCCCTCTATGCCCATGGCTACCTCAAGGGCACCAAGGGCCCTGGCATCACTGGAACCAAAGGGGATCCCACCGGAGCAG GTCCCGAGGCCTCCCTAGAGCCTGGGGCCGACTCTGTGTCGATGCAGGCTTTCTCTCGCGCCCAGCCTGGTGCTGCTCCTGGCATCTACCAACAGTCAGCCGAGGCAAGCAGCAGCCAGGGCACTGCTGCCAACAGCCAG TCGTATACCATCATGTCACCCGCTGTGCTCAAATCTGAGCTCCAGAGCCCTACACATCCTAGTTCTGCTCTCCCACCGGCCACCAGCCCCACTGCCCAGGAATCCTACAGCCAGTACC CTGTTCCCGACGTCTCCACCTACCAGTACGATGAGACCTCCGGCTACTACTATGACCCCCAGACCGGCCTCTACTATGACCCCAACTCCCAG tatTACTACAATGCTCAGAGCCAGCAGTACCTGTACTGGGATGGGGAGAGGCGGACCTATGTTCCCGCCCTGGAGCAGTCGGCCGATGGGCATAAGGAGACAGGGGCACCCTCGAAGGAGGgcaaagagaagaaggagaagcaCAAGACCAAGACAGCTCAACAG ATTGCCAAGGACATGGAACGCTGGGCCCGCAGtctcaataaacaaaaagaaaacttcaaaaatagCTTCCAGCCTATCAGCTCCCTGCGAGATGACGAGAGGCGGGAGTCAGCCACTGCAGATGCTGGCTATGCCATCCTCGAGAAGAAG GGAGCACTAGCCGAGAGACAGCATACCAGCATGGATCTCCCGAAATTGGCCAGTGACGACCGCCCA AGCCCTCCGAGAGGGCTGGTGGCAGCCTACAGCGGGGAGAGTGACAGTGAGGAGGAGCAGGAGCGTGGGGGCCCCGAGCGGGAGGAGAAGCTCACCGACTGGCAGAAGCTGGCCTGTCTGCTCTGCCGACGCCAGTTCCCCAGCAAAGAGGCGCTCATCCGGCACCAGCAGCTCTCAGGGCTCCACAAG CAAAACCTTGAGATTCACCGGCGAGCCCACTTGTCAGAAAACGAGCTAGAAGCACTAGAGAAGAATGACATGGAG CAAATGAAGTACCGGGACCGTGCAGCTGAACGCAGAGAAAAGTATGGCATCCCCGAGCCGCCAGAGCCCAAGAGGAGGAAGTACGGCGGCATATCCACAGCCTCCGT AGACTTCGAGCAGCCTACTCGGGACGGGCTGGGCAGTGACAACATTGGCAGTCGCATGCTCCAGGCCATGGGCTGGAAAGAGGGCAGCGGCCTGGGCCGCAAGAAGCAGGGCATTGTAACGCCTATCGAG GCCCAAACACGGGTGCGGGGCTCCGGCCTGGGTGCACGGGGCAGCTCCTACGGGGTCACCTCAACCGAGTCCTACAAGGAGACACTGCACAAGACAATGGTGACCCGCTTCAACGAGGCCCAGTGA
- the RBM10 gene encoding RNA-binding protein 10 isoform X6, translated as MEYERRGGRGDRTGRYGATDRSQDDGGENRSRDHDYRDMDYRSYPREYGSQEGKHDYDDSSEEQSAEIRGQLQSHGVQAREVRLMRNKSSGQSRGFAFVEFSHLQDATRWMEANQHSLNILGQKVSMHYSDPKPKINEDWLCNKCGVQNFKRREKCFKCGVPKSEAEQKLPLGTRLDQQTLPLGGRELSQGLLPLPQPYQAQGVLASQALSQGSEPSSENANDTIILRNLNPHSTMDSILGALAPYAVLSSSNVRVIKDKQTQLNRGFAFIQLSTIVEAAQLLQILQALHPPLTIDGKTINVEFAKGSKRDMASNEGSRISAASVASTAIAAAQWAISQASQGGEGTWATSEEPPVDYSYYQQDEGYGNSQGTESSLYAHGYLKGTKGPGITGTKGDPTGAGPEASLEPGADSVSMQAFSRAQPGAAPGIYQQSAEASSSQGTAANSQSYTIMSPAVLKSELQSPTHPSSALPPATSPTAQESYSQYPVPDVSTYQYDETSGYYYDPQTGLYYDPNSQYYYNAQSQQYLYWDGERRTYVPALEQSADGHKETGAPSKEGKEKKEKHKTKTAQQIAKDMERWARSLNKQKENFKNSFQPISSLRDDERRESATADAGYAILEKKGALAERQHTSMDLPKLASDDRPSPPRGLVAAYSGESDSEEEQERGGPEREEKLTDWQKLACLLCRRQFPSKEALIRHQQLSGLHKQNLEIHRRAHLSENELEALEKNDMEQMKYRDRAAERREKYGIPEPPEPKRRKYGGISTASVDFEQPTRDGLGSDNIGSRMLQAMGWKEGSGLGRKKQGIVTPIEAQTRVRGSGLGARGSSYGVTSTESYKETLHKTMVTRFNEAQ; from the exons TGGTGGTCGTGGTGACAGAACTGGCCGCTATGGAGCCACTGACCGCTCGCAGGATGATGGTGGGGAGAACCGCAGCCGAGACCACGACTACCGAGACATGGACTACCGTTCATATCCTCGCGAGTATGGCAGCCAGGAGGGCAAGCATGACTATGACGACTCATCTGAGGAGCAGAGTGCGGAG ATCCGTGGCCAGCTGCAGTCCCACGGCGTGCAAGCACGGGAGGTTCGGCTGATGCGGAACAAATCTTCAG GTCAGAGCCGGGGCTTCGCCTTCGTCGAGTTTAGTCACTTGCAGGACGCTACACGATGGATGGAAGCCAATCAG CACTCCCTCAACATCCTGGGCCAGAAGGTGTCGATGCACTACAGTGACCCCAAGCCCAAGATCAATGAGGACTGGCTGTGCAATAAG TGTGGCGTCCAGAACTTCAAACGCCGAGAGAAGTGCTTCAAATGTGGCGTGCCCAAGTCAG AGGCAGAGCAGAAGCTGCCCCTCGGCACGAGGCTGGATCAGCAGACACTGCCACTGGGTGGCCGGGAGCTGAGCCAGGGCCTGCTTCCCCTGCCACAGCCCTACCAGGCCCAGGGAGTCCTGGCCTCCCAAGCCCTGTCACAGGGTTCGGAGCCAAGCTCAGAGAACGCCAATGACA CCATCATTTTGCGCAACCTGAACCCACACAGCACCATGGATTCCATCCTGGGGGCCCTGGCACCCTACGCGGTGCTGTCCTCCTCCAACGTGCGCGTCATAAAGGACAAGCAGACCCAACTGAACCGTGGCTTTGCCTTCATCCAGCTCTCCACCATCGTG gAGGCAGCCCAGCTGCTGCAGATCCTGCAGGCCCTGCACCCACCGCTCACTATCGACGGCAAGACCATCAATGTTGAGTTTGCCAAGGGTTCTAAGAG GGACATGGCCTCCAATGAAGGCAGTCGCATCAGTGCTGCCTCTGTGGCCAGCACTGCCATTGCTGCGGCCCAGTGGGCCATCTCACAG GCCTCCCAAGGTGGGGAGGGTACCTGGGCCACCTCCGAGGAGCCGCCGGTCGACTACAGCTACTACCAACAGGATGAGGGCTATGGCAACAGCCAGGGCACAGAGTCTTCCCTCTATGCCCATGGCTACCTCAAGGGCACCAAGGGCCCTGGCATCACTGGAACCAAAGGGGATCCCACCGGAGCAG GTCCCGAGGCCTCCCTAGAGCCTGGGGCCGACTCTGTGTCGATGCAGGCTTTCTCTCGCGCCCAGCCTGGTGCTGCTCCTGGCATCTACCAACAGTCAGCCGAGGCAAGCAGCAGCCAGGGCACTGCTGCCAACAGCCAG TCGTATACCATCATGTCACCCGCTGTGCTCAAATCTGAGCTCCAGAGCCCTACACATCCTAGTTCTGCTCTCCCACCGGCCACCAGCCCCACTGCCCAGGAATCCTACAGCCAGTACC CTGTTCCCGACGTCTCCACCTACCAGTACGATGAGACCTCCGGCTACTACTATGACCCCCAGACCGGCCTCTACTATGACCCCAACTCCCAG tatTACTACAATGCTCAGAGCCAGCAGTACCTGTACTGGGATGGGGAGAGGCGGACCTATGTTCCCGCCCTGGAGCAGTCGGCCGATGGGCATAAGGAGACAGGGGCACCCTCGAAGGAGGgcaaagagaagaaggagaagcaCAAGACCAAGACAGCTCAACAG ATTGCCAAGGACATGGAACGCTGGGCCCGCAGtctcaataaacaaaaagaaaacttcaaaaatagCTTCCAGCCTATCAGCTCCCTGCGAGATGACGAGAGGCGGGAGTCAGCCACTGCAGATGCTGGCTATGCCATCCTCGAGAAGAAG GGAGCACTAGCCGAGAGACAGCATACCAGCATGGATCTCCCGAAATTGGCCAGTGACGACCGCCCA AGCCCTCCGAGAGGGCTGGTGGCAGCCTACAGCGGGGAGAGTGACAGTGAGGAGGAGCAGGAGCGTGGGGGCCCCGAGCGGGAGGAGAAGCTCACCGACTGGCAGAAGCTGGCCTGTCTGCTCTGCCGACGCCAGTTCCCCAGCAAAGAGGCGCTCATCCGGCACCAGCAGCTCTCAGGGCTCCACAAG CAAAACCTTGAGATTCACCGGCGAGCCCACTTGTCAGAAAACGAGCTAGAAGCACTAGAGAAGAATGACATGGAG CAAATGAAGTACCGGGACCGTGCAGCTGAACGCAGAGAAAAGTATGGCATCCCCGAGCCGCCAGAGCCCAAGAGGAGGAAGTACGGCGGCATATCCACAGCCTCCGT AGACTTCGAGCAGCCTACTCGGGACGGGCTGGGCAGTGACAACATTGGCAGTCGCATGCTCCAGGCCATGGGCTGGAAAGAGGGCAGCGGCCTGGGCCGCAAGAAGCAGGGCATTGTAACGCCTATCGAG GCCCAAACACGGGTGCGGGGCTCCGGCCTGGGTGCACGGGGCAGCTCCTACGGGGTCACCTCAACCGAGTCCTACAAGGAGACACTGCACAAGACAATGGTGACCCGCTTCAACGAGGCCCAGTGA